In Paenibacillus segetis, the genomic window AATGAAGGGCCCAACGAATTACCCGTTGTTATGGCTAAATAATGCCCATAAAGTACTCATGCGTAAAGCTTTGCTTAATTATGTAGGGATCAAAAAAGTGAAGTTCTTTGAATTTGGGATGATGGAGAGCCCGAAGGGGAAACATAAGGAGAAGTTGAACAAGATCTATCGTTATTTCCAGACCGTGGCGCATTAAAAGTGTAATACCCGTATAAGACAGGTGGAGCGATACCGAGCTGGTAATTGCATCCGCCTTTATTTGTGCATTTGAACAATAAATATCGTCCTTTCTTCAATATTATTCAGCCGAAATTCCTTCTATAATTACAGTATTGAAAGCGGATTCATAACTCGCATAGGGGGGACAACAAGATGGATTTTACAATCAGTTGGATTGGGGCTTTAGTTGGACTAGCCATAGTGATTATTTTAATCTTGAAAAAGCTTAATCCTGTATATGCTTTATTCTTAGGGGCCATCGTCGGGGCTTTGATCGGCGGAGCTAATCTAGAACAAACCGTTAGTCTTCTTGTAAGCGGTACACAAAGTGTAATGGGTACGGTGTTACGTGTATTGGCTGCAGGCGTACTTGCTGGGGTGATGATGGACTCGGGTGCAGCAGAGACCATTGCACAAGCTATTGTTAAGAAGTTCGGAGAGGGCAAAGCGATTCTAGCCTTAGCCTTAGCCACTATGATTATTACAGCAGTGGGCGTATTCATTCCTGTTGCGGTATTGATCGTAGCACCAATTGCTTTGTCTGTAGGTAACAAAATGGGGATTTCCAAGATCGCCCTATTACTTGCCTTATCAGGTGGGGGGAAAGCGGGGAATATCATTTCACCGAACCCAAATACCATTGCAGCTGCACGGGGTTTTGACCTCGATTTAAGTAACGTGATGATAGCAGGATTTATTCCAGCGATCTGTGGACTTATCGTAACGGTTATTATCGCTTCACTTCTTAAACACAAAGGTGTGAAGGTAACCGATGAAGAGGCAATGAATAGTGCAGTTGACACAAGCAAATATCCACCTCTAAAAAGAGCCATCGTTGCTCCTCTTATCGCAGTTGTACTATTGATGATCAATCCTGTCGGTTCATTGCTTGGTATTGATGCACTCTCGAGCTTCAAAGTCGATGCCATGTTTATTCTTCCGATTGCTGGGGTCATCGGTATGTTGGCTATGAAACAAGGTAACAAAATTCTGCAATATACAACGTCAGGGTTGAACAAAATGACCCCTACGGTATTGATATTAATTGGTGCAGGGGGTATAGCCGGCTTAATCTCGGCATCGGACCTCTCCGCTCAAGTCGTAAACATTATTAATGCAACAGGTATTTCGGGAACCTTCTTAGCTCCAATCTCTGGTATATTGATGGCAGCAGCAACGGCTTCAACTTCTACCGGTGTTATTCTTGCCACAGGATCCTTCGGTGAAGCGATCTTAAATATGGGTACGGCTCCACTTGCAGCAGCAGTGATGGTTCATACAGGGGCAACCGTTATCGACTCCTTGCCACAGGGTAACTACTTCCACGTTACGGCAGGCAGTATGAATATGAGTATCAAGCAACGGATGGGACTTATCCCATATGAAGCCATTGTCGGCGCGACGATGACGATCGTAGCCACTTTAATATACGGATTCTTTATTTAATAGACTTTTGAACTCACATTAATCATAAATTTGGGGGGAGCAATCATGAAGGAACTAACATTTGTATTGGCACCGGATTCTTTTAAAGAGAGTATGACAGCGAAAGAAGTTTGTATAGCGATGGAGAAGGGAATAAGCAGCGTATTTCCAACCGCCAATTATATTCATGTTCCCATGGCGGATGGTGGTGAAGGAACGGTACAATCCTTAGTCGACGCTACGGGCGGTCAACTCTATGATAAAGAAGTAATGGGACCCCTTGGACAACCCGTTCATGCAAAGTATGGGATTCTAGGCGACGGAGTGACAGCAGCTATTGAAATGGCATCGGCAAGCGGAATTCATTTCGTCACGAAGGATACGAAGAACCCACTGATTACGACAACTTATGGAACAGGTGAACTCATTCGCGAATGTCTAGATAAAGGGATAAAGAAGATCATCATTGGGATTGGCGGCAGCGCCACAAATGATGGCGGAGCAGGGATGGCTGAGGCACTTGGCGCCGCATTCCTTGATAAAGACGGTCATCACCTTCCACGTGGCGGAGGCAGTCTGGACAAGCTGGCAAAGATTGATATTTCAGCATTAGATCCAAGACTTGCGGATGTTCAAATGATCGTGGCTTGTGATGTGACGAATCCACTTTGCGGAGAAAAGGGAGCTTCCCACGTGTTTGGACCGCAAAAAGGAGCTACTCCTGAGATGGTTCTTCAACTGGATAAGAATCTAGCTCATTATGCGGATATTGTGAAAGAGCAGCTTCACAAAGATGTACGTGACATTCCAGGTGCAGGTGCTGCTGGTGGATTAGGAGCTGGCTTACTGATCTTCACACAAGCAACGCTGCAGAAGGGCATCGAAATTGTAATCGAGTATACCGATCTTAAGCAGAAATTGGCGGATGCGGATTATTGCTTTACAGGTGAGGGACGGATTGATTTTCAAACTAAATTCGGCAAAACGCCGTATGGTGTAGCTAAGGCTGCCAAAGAGAACGACAAAAAGGTGATTGCAGTAGCAGGTTGTTTAGGCGAAGGAATTGAAGCCCTCTATGAGGAAGGGTTTGATGCGATATTTGGCATCCTACCCGGCGTGGATGAGCTTGAAACGGTGCTCGCGGAAGGCTCGCAAAATGTGGAAAGCACCTGCAGAAACATTGCAAGACTCATTAAACTAAGCTTATAAAATAAGACAACGGTCTTGAAGGTTTCCCTTCTTGACCGTTTTTTTTATTTATATAGGGATAGTAAACCAAAGATTAATTCAAATAGATCTAGTACATTTCTTGGATCTTTGCCTGTTAGCGAATGAATTCGTTTCAAGCGATATTGCAACGTATTACGATGAATGTTTAATTCGGCAGCAGTTAACGAGACGCTGCAATTATGATTAATAAAGCTCCGTAATGTCTCCATACCGTCTAGGGTATCTTCTAATTTACTAACTGCATTATGGTTTCCTGTTAGATTCGTATGGCTGAGTTTGACTAGAAAATTGACCTCTTCGTAAGACACGACCTGAGTGGGAAGTTTGAGTGCATGAGCAACATTCAGCGCACTTTTTGCCTGGTAATAGCTATCCGCGATATTGGCTTCAGATTTTCCTTTACTGATCAGTACATCTTTATGATTTTCGGTAAGATGCTTGATTAGTTTATCTAAATCGTCATTATTTTGCACGATCAGAAGATGTGTGTCCTCATCCAATAAGAAGGAGGGAAAGAGCAGGTATAACTTGGACTTTTCCTGCTCTTTTTTTAGGTTTCTGATACATAGGACCACGGTTTTTAACATCAAATCGATGTTGTATTGTTGCGCTTCTCTTCTAAATCTTTGCGAATAGGCACCGCGGTGACTCAGAAGGAGCTCTAGAAATGCTTTTTTGCGATTTGCTTCATGTTCTAAACTTTTTAATGCCGCTCCTTGTTCGATCAGGAGGGTCACCACGGTTTTGACAATGTTGCAAAAGGGTCGTACTTCGTCTGGATCTCCGGTAATACCAATAACCCCAACCCGTTTATGATCAATGACAATGGGCTCATTTGTACCCTTCTTTGCAGATTTCCCATCTGTCCAAACTTCAACTAGCTTCCCCGTGGACAGAGCTTCTACAGCGCCTTGATGCACCGTTCCAACCCTTTTCAAGTTACCGCTACCTATAATGATGCCTTGCTCATTCATGATGTTGATGTTATATGGAATGTCTTTCATCATTTTATCGACGATTTCTTGTGCCTGACTTGGTGATAAGTGGTACAACGGAAGGGCCCCCTTATTTTATCGAAAGTGGCTAACGTACTCCTGTTTGGCAGAGTCCGTTTTTATTATTTTACCCGAAGGAGGTTCAAAGCATAATGTTTAAAGAGCTTCCTTAATGACCTTCTTATAATGCAAAACGGATAACACACCGAAAATGGAGTAAAGTGCTGTATATAGTACCATAACTAGAATCATCGGAGTCCAAAGTTCTGAGCCAAAGAAGAACCAGCCCGATTGGACGGCAAAATAACTATGGCAAAGCCCGACGACTAATGGAATCCCGAAATTGAAGACTTGCTTTACTTGAATACCCTTTATCAAATCTCCCTGTGTGAAGCCAAGTTTTCGTAAAATCGTATAACTTGATCGTTCATCTTCACTTTCATCCATTTGTTTGAAGTAAAGAATACATCCCGATGTAATCAGGAACGTTAGCCCTAAGAAACCAACGACAAACATCATGAGTCCCATGTTTTGTTTCTGATAGTTGCTCATCTCAAGCCTTGAGTCATAGGATCTCATATCACCAAAGCCGATTTCCTTATAAATATCATTGGCTGCTTTTATTTGATCCTGATCCAATATGTTGATCCCGATATATATTGATGTTTTCTTCTGAATAGAGGGATCCAAATCATCTTTCAAGCGTTGAAATACGGTTTCATCTACTATTGCAGTGGGCATACCGCCATTTCGAAAATACCCCGACACGATAGTATCTTTCTCCATCCCTATATATTGTTGTGGAATAACTTCTTGTTGACCCATCAATTCAATGGGACCCGAGTCGTTCAAGTGCATAAATTTCTGCATGATATCACTATAACCCGTAAACAGGGTTTCGTCCGGTGACAATTGAATATCTTGGGTCGACTTGTCACTTATCACAGCCAGGGTCATGACACGCGGATCAATGAGCATACCTTCCATATTCATATCAAGTATGTTCTCTACATTCACATTTGCTTGGATGACATCAATGATATTCTCGGAGTACTTTATTCCTTTTGCGAGTAAAGCATCTTTAAATCGTCCCGCATCTTCGATATTTGTAATCGAAAAGTCTGCTGGCACATAGTCCTCAGCACTTTTCTCTGCTGAATAGTAGGAGATATAGCTCAAGGATAACAAGCCAATCGCTAGTGCAGATACAGTTGTAATAATGGTAAGTAATACGGCATTTGATTTCATTCGAAACATAATGGAGGAGAGGGATAAGACCTCGTTAATATTTAAGTATCCATTTTTCTTCTTCCGAATGATATGAAATATAAAGCTAACAGACCCTTTATAGAAGAGATAAGTCCCAATGATCACTGAAGTCAGAATGACGATCATAGCTATCAAAAGTTCAAACATGGTTACGAAGTCTCCACTAAATAACTTAGAAGAAATGTAATAGCCCAATAGAATGAAGCCGATGCCAGCTATCCCGATGATCATCTCAAGAATTGAAACTTTTTTTATCTTGGCTTCCGTACTGGACTTCACGGCAAATAAGGATAGAATGCTTTGTCTTTTTATAAATACATAATTCAACGACATGATAAAGAGATAGATTGCGCAGAATACAATCAGAGTTTGGATCAGTGCGTTGGTAGACAACCGAAGTGTTGCGATCCCCTCCACACCCGTAATTTTAAACAAGATCATAATGATTAATTTGGATACAGAGAATCCTGCAAAGATTCCCAGAAACAATGATCCGAAATACAGGAAGAAATTCTCAACAGAAAGGATGCGAAATATCTTGTCCTTGGTCATTCCTATCAATTGAAATAGTCCGATCTCCTTGCTTCGCCGTTTGATGAAGATCGTATTGGCATAAAAAATAAAGATAGCAACGATAGCGACAAGCAAGATGGATGCCGCCTTTATGGATGCAGCTCCTTTAACTGACCCTTTGGCTGGATCCATGGAGGGGTCATATTGCAACGTAACGAAGGCGAAATAAAGGGCAGAACTGAAGATTAAGGCGAACACATATAGATAATAATTTTTCAGATTCTTCTTCAAATTGCGAAAGATGAGTTGATTAATGCTCATTCTGCACCCCGCCTAATACCCCTTGTGTTTTCATGATGTCTTTAAAGAAGGTTTGTCTTGTTTCTTCGCCTTTATTTAATTGCGTATAAATTCGTCCATCCTTTATAAAGATAACTCTGCTGCAATAACTAGCTGCCACAGGATCATGCGTGACCATAACAATAGTCGCTTTTCGCTTCAGGTTTAATTCGCTCAGTTTGTTTAGCAAATCCGAGGCTGATTTAGAATCAAGTGCCCCCGTTGGCTCATCCGCAAAAATAATGCTTGGTTCATGGATAAAAGCTCGTGCCGCAGAGGTGCGTTGCTTTTGACCCCCGGAAATTTGATTGGGGTACTTATCCTTTACATCATAAATGCCCAGCTCGGTCGCTAGTTCTACAAATTTGAGGTTCGCTTCTTTTTTCGGTATCTTTGTAATGGATAAGGGTAATAGGATATTTTCCTTCACGGTTAGCGTATCTAATAAGTTGTAGTCCTGAAACACAAAACCTAGATGATTCTTGCGGAATTCAGCTAGCTCTTTTTCCTTCATCTTAGATATTTCTGTTCCTTGGATGGTGATTGTCCCGTTACTAATCTTATCAATCGAGGAGAGGACATTGAGCAATGTCGTTTTCCCGGAGCCGGATGCACCCATAATACTAACGAACTCACCTTCTTCGATGACAATATCCAGGCCGCTTAATACTTCTTGTTTATTAAACTTATTGCCATAGCTTTTATGGATTTTATTTGCTTCTAAAATAACCATCTCGTAGCACTCCCTTGTCTTATCTCAATAAACTAAGTATAAAAGCCTTGGTCGTTCTAATCGTGCGATTGAGCGAACAAATAGCACAAGCATGTGACATTGTTGTCACATGCTTGTGATGTTAATGAACTCGTTTCGTCTGGGAAAGGTCAAGGTAAAGGTCGATCCTGCTCCAAGTATTGATTCTACACTTATTTGGATTAATAATGACTGTGCTGCTTTTTTAGCTAAATATAGCCCCATGCCTGTTGCCGCATTATCTTGCCGAATCGTTGTGGATGTGAAACCTTTATCGAATATACGTGATAGATCCTTGGGATCGATGCCACGTCCGAGATCGTTCACTTCGACGATGACTTGATCACCGTGTAGGTAACTTTTAATTGTGATATCGGATGATTCACTGTATTTTACAGCGTTGGTTAAGAGCTGTCTCATAATAAAGGCCAGCCATTTCCGATCGCTGAGCACTTCCGGTGACTCTAATTCAATATCGAAGCCGATTCCTTTTTGAATACACCAGGACTGTAAGGTTTTAATTTCATTGAAAATAATATCTTCTAAATCGATCTGTTCCATATATAGATCATTCTCAATAAACGGGATGCGCCGTTGATGGAGTTGTTGGTCAAGCAAGTGATGAATTCGCAACCATTCATAGGTTAGCTGAGTTTTCATCGTTTCGTTATCTAAACGCTCGATCATCAGATGCATAGCTGTTAACGGTGTTTTGACTTCGTGAATCCACGCTAATAAGTCATCCTTCTCTTCCTCTAGAGCCAGTAGACTTTGCGAGGCGGCTTGTTTCAGAAATTCGGCTTGGCTAAGTATGCTATCTTCAACAATCTGTTCAAAAGGACTCTCCACACTGGGTAAATTCGATACATCCAGATCGTTATTCCGCTCCTCTAGTCCCTTGTAGAATCTCGTTTCTTTATGATAACGAATGATGACAAAGCCTATAAATAGGATCGTCGACAAAAAGGCAAGATAAAGAAGAGGCTTAAGCGGGATTTCTGGGTCAATAAAGACAACAAAGATATTTAATAGCTGCAGGAATATAAATAGGATGATCCAACTAAATCGTTCGCTGATAAATTTTCTAAGCATAGTTATTTGCCTCTTCCGTAGCCATATAACCTTGTCCTACTTTCGTCTCAATAAAGACGCCTAGGCCAAGCTCGTCCAATCTTTTTCGCAAACGATTCACATTAACTGTTAAGGTATTATCGCTAATAAAACGTTTATCATCCCATAAGCTATTGATTAGTTCCTCACGGGTTACGATCCTGTTCTTCTTCTCGATAAGTAGCTTCAAAATAAAGACTTCATTCTTTGTCAGTACAATCGTCCCGTTAGGATGAGTAACCGTATTTTTCTCATAATCTATCGTTGCCCCACACCACGTTTTGAGCTCCACTTTGTCCGTATTGTAATTGTAGACCCGTCTGAGCGTCGCCTGAACTTTAGCTATGAGCACATCAAAATGAAAGGGCTTCTGAATGAAATCATCGGCTCCGAGCTGCATGGACATTACGATATCCGTTGGATGATCGCGGGAAGATAAGAAGATAATCGGAACGTTGGAATGGGACCGAATCATCCTACACCAATGAAAGCCATCGAATTTGGGTAATTGAATATCAATGATGACTAAATCAGGACGGATGTCTGTAAATTGCTCCATCACTTTATTGAAATCAGTGATCCCATACACATCGTAGGACCACTGCGACAATCTATCTTTGATCTCATGAAATAAGGTTGTATCATCTTCAATCAACAAGAGCTTAAACAAGGAGTTCACCACTTTTTTAGTTTCGACTTCTACAGGAATTGTATAATAAAACGATGTGGCAAGCTATAGAGGGCTAAATTCTCTTGCCGTTAATCTTGGTCTCTATAGAGATTGGCGGATACAAGGGTGTGATCAGGTTCTCTAAATCAAACATTTGATCGATATGATATACGCCATGACGGAGAGGGCCCTGATAGACGTGATTGGCTACGGCAGAAGCGACCTTTGCAGTAATCTCAGCTTCATTTTCTCCTTGTAAAAAACATTCTACCTTCATCTTCTCTTGGTGCTGGATGCCTTCTGCATCGATTTTTACAGCAAACTTTGCAGTTCCAAATGACATTTTACTGAACGCTTGAACGAAGGCATTTCGAATCGGCGTGTATTTCAATAAACGAAATATGCCTGATGCTCTAAGCCAAGCTAATAACCCGGTTATTGGCTTCGAATCAAAACAGAGGCGAGTAGAGATGGAAGGTACATTCAGCGTACGTGGAAGCACATGTTGATCTGAAAAGTTGAAACGGTATGCTTTCTTTCGTCCCAACCCAGTTCCGAAATCGGTTGTTCTACCATCCTTGAAACTTGAGACCCTCACTTTATATCCATTCTTATTCACATCATATTGTGTACCCAAGTTATCGATGGTCCATTCGATGGAAGCTTTGCCATGCTGATCACCTAAGCCAAGCATAATGGATATATCGATGGCCTCCGTCTGATCCATCTGACGCTTAGCGTGGAGAGCCATCAGGTTTGTCATTCCCGGAGCAAGCCCCACACTCAACACGACCGTTGAATGATGGCTCATGGCTACCGAATGCAATTGTTCTACCTGAGACAGAAATGAGATATTAGCCGAAATGTCCACGTAATGAATTCCTTTATCAAGACAAATCGAAACAAAGCTGGTATCCGTCTGATCTAGACACATGACGATCAATTTGACGCTATTCAGGACAGTGGGATCGATGTGGTTGCTTATGTTGAGTTGTAATGGCTGGACCTTCCCGTCCGTAGAACTACTGAATTTCTCAGCACGCTCAAGGTTTCTACCCGCAGCAAACACCTTGCCGGGATATAGTTCGCTTAGTTCTCGGCAGATCTTTTGTCCCACATGACCATAACCACCAATCACAACGATATGTTCTTGCATATTCATTTCATTCATTTCGCTCATATCCTTCATCTATATAGTATAGTTACTAAACCAATTATCCAAAAAAAATTACTTCTCCAAAAAGGAGTTTAATTTCGCTATACATTTCTCGAATATTTCTATTTCTTGTTCAGTTAATTGTGTACGCAGTTGGTCGTAGAATTGGTGATGGACCTCTTCGTGAGCTGCGTTAGCTTCCTTTCCTTTTTCAGTAAGTGAAATTAAGGTAACCCTTGAATCGGTTGGATGGGGTGAACGTTCGACGAGTTCTTTTGCCTCTAACCGGGTAATAAGCTGTGTGACTGCGCCTTTTGTGATGCCCAGACGTCCGGCGAGTTCGCTCATAAGCACGGTTCCCTCGGAACCGACAGCTTCAATGGTGTGGATTTCGCTTGGAGTTAAGGGACCAGCGCTCCCAAAGGTGTGAGGCTTACGCTCAAGCCGCCGAAGCTGCATAATCATGCGACCTAGATTACGGCTTCCCGTATTGTTGTTGTTTGATTGAGTTATATTTGTCTTCTTCATGACAATAGTATAGTTTCTAAACTTATTTATTGTCAAACAAATTTAAGAAAGGATCAGTTTCAAGTTTGACAAAAGACAGTCGCTATTGTATTATCTTAATATAAAGATACTTAATATAAAGTTAATTGTTGTCGTCGTGCATGATTAAAACTGTAGTCGCTTATATTAAGCGTAATTGCTTAAGAAGCCTCAAATAGAGATGGAGGAATTATAATGAATGGATTAAAAGGGATACACCACGTAACAGCTATTACAAGTAGCGCTGAGAAGAACTATGAATTTTTTACTTACACTTTAGGGATGCGTCTAGTTAAGAAGACAGTAAACCAAGACGATATTCAGACCTATCACTTGTTCTTTGCCGATGATAAAGGTAATGCCGGGACCGACATGACATTCTTCGATTTCCCTGGCATTCGCAAGGGAACACACGGTACAGATGAGATTTACAAATCATCCTTCCGGGTACCAAGTGACGCAGCATTAGATTATTGGGTGAAGCGTTTCGATCGTCTGGCTGTGAAGCATAGCGGAATTAAAGAGCTGTTTGGTACAAAGGTACTTGGCTTCGTTGATTTCGATGACCAGCAATATCAATTGATATCAGATGAACGCAATCAGGGGATAGCTTCAGGCACACCTTGGCAGAATGGACCCATCCCATTAGAGTATGCAATCACTGGATTAGGACCAATCTTTGTTAGGGTCTCCAATTTCGACAATTTCAAAGAAGTGATGGAGAAGGTCCTCTTGTTCAAAGAAATCGCTAAAGAAGGCTCACAACATTTATTTGAGGTTGGTGAAGGCGGAAACGGTGCGAGGGTCATTGTTGAGCATAATACTTTCTTACCAAGAGCACAGCAGGGATACGGTACTGTTCACCATACGGCTTTCCGCGTTGAGGATCGATCCGTACTAGAAGAATGGATCCAACGTTTGGATCAATTCGGTTTCAATACATCTGGCTATGTGAATCGCCACTTTTTCGAGTCACTGTACGCTAGAGTTGCTCCACAAATTCTCTTCGAATTTGCCACAGATGGCCCAGGCTTCATGGGAGACGAACCTTACGAGACACTAGGAGAGAAACTATCGCTACCACCATTCCTAGAGCCAAAACGCGAATATATCGAAGGAATAGTGCGCCCCATCGACACCGTCCGTAGCACTAAGGAGCTCATTAAGGAGTAAAGACAGGGGGCAGGTTCCTTGTCCCAGTTCATTGCCGATGTTTCTCCTTCACGAAAAAAGAACGCCCAAGCCATGATCGGCTTGCCGGCGTTCTTTTTGTATCTTATTAGATCATTTAAAAGGATTTACACCCTTAGGCAGTAATTCATTAAAATTAAAAGTGTACGTAGGGATTCCGGCGGCATAAGGTGCGATCTCATATTGTTGATAGAAGATGGCAATGCCTCCTTCTCTAACATAGAAGTTCGGATTCTCATTTAGTCCTGCCGATACATCGTCGAAGGCTTCCTTCTTCGTTAGCTCCTTCAGTTTTTTATCCAGCGTTTGCTTGTAGTTGGGTGCGCTCTTCAGTAAGTCGTCAAGTCCCAACTGCTTACCGTCTTTGAGCGAGAAAGTAATCCCTTCGCGAAGGGTGCTACCATGAGCCCCACCTGTGTAGCTACTTTGATCAATGACAATACTCAGCACATTTTCACGGTTAAAAGTGACAATAAAATTTTGCGAAAAATCATACTTTTGCTCAATCGAACCATCTCTTTTGCTAGCTTGTTCTACACTCGCTGCAGCGAAATCTTCTGCCTTTTGTTTGAACATGGCATTCATCGTTTGCTGAACTTCATCTGGTAGTCCACTAATCTTCGGATATTGAATCATGATGGTCGCATTCTGATTGCTCTTATCCAATGTTTCAGAAGAGATGTTAATGTTATTCATCACCCGTTTGCTGAGATCTAGCGATTTGAGCGATGGATTGAACACACCTTGATAACCCATATAATCATTCAGCAGTTTAAAAGGTACATAAAGGTGTCCGTTCACATTTTTCACTTCATATTCATTGGTCTTGCTGTAAAGGTAGTACCCGTTCAGGTACGTGTTGATGCCGTAGTCTGAATTTTCGATGTTCAGCTTCGTGAAATCCGTCCCTAAACTATAAATTTTGGTCGCTGGATTATAAGTTACTTTAAGGCCCAGAGAATCCCGCAGCACCGTTAATGGGATCATCGTATTTCCATTCAAGATTTTCCCCTGCCCAGTTAACGTTGTTCCATTATATTTAAGTACAACAGCTGGCTCTACGCCCTGTTTGATAACAGGTTTGGTTGCAGAAGCCGCATTTGCCGGTATCCCGCCCGTTAGTCCCGAACCTCCAACCAATACTCCAGCAGCCAAGAGTGCTGCACTCCATTTCATTCCTTTTTTCATCACTAAATCGCTCCTTTCAAACATTGCTTATGTTTGTCATTTGATGTGTTTTTTTCTACTCCTACCATTATAATCAGGTCAAAAATAAATTTGTTTACAACCGTGGTTACAGCATTGTTGCATTAGTACACAGGGTAACCTATTACGAACACGGCGAGATACAAGACACTGCCCACGATCGATAAAATAGTAAAGGCAACATCCTTCGACTTGTCTTTCGTAAGCAGCACGGTCGCGAAGGCTAGTGGAAATGCAACGCTAAAGTAACGAGGCGCTGACATGAGCCATGTCGCCCCCACTACAAATGCAAAATATACGATAAAGTAAGCTGTATACGAGGGTCGTAGCTGTTTTGCCCCTTTCAGCATGATGATTAGAACGGAAAATATACAGATTAAATTCGGAAGCCATAGGCCAAGAAAAGAGGAACTTTCTCCTGCGAGAAACTTATTAACGGCATATTCCATCTGGTATCTCGCGGTATCGAAGAAAAGGTAAAAATCCTGAGACCAATGCTCTTTCTGATAGATACTGAACTGAAATGGGTTTCCGGTAACGGAGTAGTTGATATAGAAGTAAGTAAGCAGCCCGAGAGGTATGATGGCGAGGCAGGCTACAGCACTGATGAATTTAAGTGCCCATGCTCGTTTATCGATTAACCTGTAGCTCTGGACTAAATCCCGCGTGAATTCGATAGCAATCGGGACAGCTAATAAAATTCCTGGAGAACGCGTATATGCCGCGAGTGCACCACAGAAGCAACCCAATAACCATTGCTTTTGCCTTACGAAATAAATACACATCAGCGAAAGCGCCAGGAATAGTGACTCCGTCATCGGAATGAGAAAGAAGAATGCTGCAGGGAATATGAAGATATACTTTACAACTCGCATGGCATCTCTTTGGCGCATGTCTAGCATAGCAAGCTCATAAGCGAACAAAGCAGCTACCAACGCACAGACATTTGATACGATAAATCCCGCAGCTAAATAATT contains:
- a CDS encoding response regulator transcription factor, coding for MFKLLLIEDDTTLFHEIKDRLSQWSYDVYGITDFNKVMEQFTDIRPDLVIIDIQLPKFDGFHWCRMIRSHSNVPIIFLSSRDHPTDIVMSMQLGADDFIQKPFHFDVLIAKVQATLRRVYNYNTDKVELKTWCGATIDYEKNTVTHPNGTIVLTKNEVFILKLLIEKKNRIVTREELINSLWDDKRFISDNTLTVNVNRLRKRLDELGLGVFIETKVGQGYMATEEANNYA
- a CDS encoding ring-cleaving dioxygenase; its protein translation is MNGLKGIHHVTAITSSAEKNYEFFTYTLGMRLVKKTVNQDDIQTYHLFFADDKGNAGTDMTFFDFPGIRKGTHGTDEIYKSSFRVPSDAALDYWVKRFDRLAVKHSGIKELFGTKVLGFVDFDDQQYQLISDERNQGIASGTPWQNGPIPLEYAITGLGPIFVRVSNFDNFKEVMEKVLLFKEIAKEGSQHLFEVGEGGNGARVIVEHNTFLPRAQQGYGTVHHTAFRVEDRSVLEEWIQRLDQFGFNTSGYVNRHFFESLYARVAPQILFEFATDGPGFMGDEPYETLGEKLSLPPFLEPKREYIEGIVRPIDTVRSTKELIKE
- a CDS encoding MarR family winged helix-turn-helix transcriptional regulator, encoding MKKTNITQSNNNNTGSRNLGRMIMQLRRLERKPHTFGSAGPLTPSEIHTIEAVGSEGTVLMSELAGRLGITKGAVTQLITRLEAKELVERSPHPTDSRVTLISLTEKGKEANAAHEEVHHQFYDQLRTQLTEQEIEIFEKCIAKLNSFLEK
- a CDS encoding saccharopine dehydrogenase NADP-binding domain-containing protein, coding for MNEMNMQEHIVVIGGYGHVGQKICRELSELYPGKVFAAGRNLERAEKFSSSTDGKVQPLQLNISNHIDPTVLNSVKLIVMCLDQTDTSFVSICLDKGIHYVDISANISFLSQVEQLHSVAMSHHSTVVLSVGLAPGMTNLMALHAKRQMDQTEAIDISIMLGLGDQHGKASIEWTIDNLGTQYDVNKNGYKVRVSSFKDGRTTDFGTGLGRKKAYRFNFSDQHVLPRTLNVPSISTRLCFDSKPITGLLAWLRASGIFRLLKYTPIRNAFVQAFSKMSFGTAKFAVKIDAEGIQHQEKMKVECFLQGENEAEITAKVASAVANHVYQGPLRHGVYHIDQMFDLENLITPLYPPISIETKINGKRI
- a CDS encoding PdaC/SigV domain-containing protein codes for the protein MKKGMKWSAALLAAGVLVGGSGLTGGIPANAASATKPVIKQGVEPAVVLKYNGTTLTGQGKILNGNTMIPLTVLRDSLGLKVTYNPATKIYSLGTDFTKLNIENSDYGINTYLNGYYLYSKTNEYEVKNVNGHLYVPFKLLNDYMGYQGVFNPSLKSLDLSKRVMNNINISSETLDKSNQNATIMIQYPKISGLPDEVQQTMNAMFKQKAEDFAAASVEQASKRDGSIEQKYDFSQNFIVTFNRENVLSIVIDQSSYTGGAHGSTLREGITFSLKDGKQLGLDDLLKSAPNYKQTLDKKLKELTKKEAFDDVSAGLNENPNFYVREGGIAIFYQQYEIAPYAAGIPTYTFNFNELLPKGVNPFK
- a CDS encoding sensor histidine kinase; this encodes MLRKFISERFSWIILFIFLQLLNIFVVFIDPEIPLKPLLYLAFLSTILFIGFVIIRYHKETRFYKGLEERNNDLDVSNLPSVESPFEQIVEDSILSQAEFLKQAASQSLLALEEEKDDLLAWIHEVKTPLTAMHLMIERLDNETMKTQLTYEWLRIHHLLDQQLHQRRIPFIENDLYMEQIDLEDIIFNEIKTLQSWCIQKGIGFDIELESPEVLSDRKWLAFIMRQLLTNAVKYSESSDITIKSYLHGDQVIVEVNDLGRGIDPKDLSRIFDKGFTSTTIRQDNAATGMGLYLAKKAAQSLLIQISVESILGAGSTFTLTFPRRNEFINITSM